In Acidimicrobiia bacterium, the sequence ACGCTCCCGGATCTCGGCCGCCGACAGCTGCTCGTAGTACTCCTTCAGCGACAGGACGCCGAACGCCACGTGACGAGCCTCGTCGCTCATGACGTAGCGGAGCAGCTGCTTGAGCAGCGGCTCGGTCGTCATCTGGTGCATGAAGCCGAACGCCGCCAGCGCCAGCCCCTCGACCATGATCTGCATGCCGAGGTAGGTCATGTCCCAGCGACTGTCGGCGATGATGTCGTCGAGCAGCATCTTGAGGTGGGCGTTGATCGGGTAGAAGCCGGACAGCTTCTCGGAGAGGTAGCGGCCGAAGACCTCGACGTGACGGGCCTCGTCCATCACCTGCGTCGACGCGTAGTACTTGGCGTCGATCCACGGGACGGTCTCGACGATCTGGGCGGTGCAGATGAGCGCGCCCTGCTCGCCGTGCATGAACTGCGACAGGGTCCAGTTCTGCGACTCGATGTTGAAGTCGAGCCACTCCCGGTCCCCCCAGTGCTCGAACGGCGTGCCCGTGAGGTCGATCCGGTTGTCGGCCCAGCCGTTCTGGATCTGGTTGGCGATCGCGACCGCCTCCTGGTCGACGTCGGTGTCCCACGGCAGGTCCCGCGCGTTCCACTGCGACGTCTTCGCCTTCTCGTACAGCTTCTGGAGGGGCTTGCGGGTCTGTTCGTAGTCCCAGGTGAAGATGGCGTCGGCGTTGGCGCGGACCGCGTGCGTCAGCTCGTCGACGTCGGTGTTCGTGACGGCCAGGATCGCCTCGATGTCGTCGACATCGGTGCGGCCGATCAGCTCTTCGGTGCTCGACATTGCGTCACCTCCTGGTGGCGGCGGGGGAACGAGGGCGGGCGCCGGCGCGGATCGCCGGCGCGAGGAACTCGGAGACGTAGGCGCGGACCGCGGGCTCGTCGTCGAGGGCCACGGGCGGGGTCGGTGAGCAGAGGAGGGCCAGGCCGACGCGGGCCACCCACTCGGCGGCCCGACCGGTCTCGGGCCCGTCGACGAAGGGCGCCAGGGCCGGGACGAGCGCGTCGGTGGCGGCGGCGAGGAACCGGTCCCCGCCGGCGAAGGCGAGGTGGGGCAGGAGGCGCTCGGGCTCGAAGGCGGCGACGAACTGGAGGGCGGGGTGGTGGCGGACCAGGTCGCCGGCGGCGCCGAGGATGGCGGTCACCGCGTCCTCGAGGGTGTCGGCGCCCGCGGCGGCCTGCCGCAGGGCCCCGGTGACCCGGTCGGCCTCGGTCCGCACCGCGGCCTGGAGGACGGCCTGCTTGCTGGCGAAGTAGCGGTAGAGGGTGGCGCGGGAGCAGCCGGCCTCGCGAGCCACGTCGTCGAGGGTGGTCTTCCGCACCCCCTGGCGGGCGACGCAGGCCAGCAGCGCCTGGACGGCCCGGGACTCGAGGTCGTTCGGGCGATCGGTCCGCTCACGCTCGGTGAGGACGGCGCTCATACCACCTGAGACGATACGACTCGTTTCGTCTCAACGTCAACGGTCGGCCCTGTGCCCCCCGTCACACCGAGCCAGAGCCCGGGCCGGGCCGGCGCCGCTTCCCCGGGCGGCCACGCGGAGGGATGCTGGGGTCGCGGGGCGGCGAGCGCCGCGTCGGGAGGGGGCAGGCGTGTGACCGTCGACGGCAGGTGCGAGGCCCGGTTCTCGACCGTGCGGGAGGAGTTCGAGCGCAACCTGGCCGAGCGGGGCGAGGTCGGCGCCTCGGTGTGCGTCGCCGTCGACGGCGAGCCGGTGGTCGACCTGTGGGGCGGGGTGGCCGACCCGGCGGCGGGGCGGCCGTGGGCGAGGGACACGATCGGGGTGGTGTGGTCGTGCACGAAAGGCGCGACGGCGCTCTGCGCGCACGTGCTCGTGTCGAGGGGCGGCCTGGACCTCGACGCCCGGGTCACGGACTACTGGCCCGAGTTCGGGCAGCGCGGCAAGGACGGGATCACGGTGCGGGTGCTGCTGAGCCACCAGGCCGGCCTGGCCGCGCTGCGGGAGCCGCTGCCCGAGGACGGGTTCACCGACTGGGACCTGGTGGTGGAGCGGCTCGCGGCCCAGGAGCCGCTGTGGCCACCGGGCACGCGGCAGGGCTACCACGCCTTCACGTTCGGGCACCTGGCCGGCGAGCTCGTCCGTCGCGTCTCGGGCCGGTCGCTGGGCCGGTTCTTCCGCGACGAGGTGGCCGAGCCGCTGGGCCTCGACTTCTGGATCGGCCTGCCGGCGGAGCACGAGCCGCGGGTGGCGCCGACCATTCCGGCCGACCCGCCCGACCCGGGCGACCCGGTCCCCGAGTTCTTCGCGCGGGCGATGGCCGACCCGACGTCGATCCCGGCGCTCATCGCCGCCAACTCCGGCGGCCTGCTCCAGCCCGGTGCCATCGACCGGCGCGTGGTCCACGCGGCCGAGATCCCGGCCGCCAACGGCGTCGCGAACGCGCGGGCCCTCGCCGGCCTCTACCGGCCCCTGACCCTCGGCGGCGCCGTCGACGGCGTGACCGTCCTGGACCCGGCCACGCTCGCCGAGGCGTCCCGGGTCGCGGCCGCGACCGCGGTCGACGCCGCCCTCGGGGTGCCGACCCGGTGGGGCCTCGGGTTCATGAAGCCGGTCGCGAACACCTCCGCCGAGGACAGCGTGCTGCTGAGCGAGGACGCGTTCGGGCACGCCGGGTTCGGCGGGTCGCTCGGCTTCGCCGACCCGGTCGCCCGCCTCTCGTTCGGCTACACGATGAACAAGCAGGGGCGCGGCCTCGGCGCCAACCGGCGCGGCCAGGCGCTCGTCGACGCCGTGTACCAGACGCTCGGCTACCGCCAGCCCGCCGGCGGTGGGATCTGGCTCCCGCCTCGGTGACGCCGCCGGCGCGGCCGCACGGCCGGCGGCCACAGAGAAGACGGAGAAGGGTGGAGCGGGGGCGGCCGCGCGGCCGCCCCCTGCGCCCCGTTAGGCGGTCCAGTCGATGGTCAGCTTCGACCCGTCGGCGGGGTCGACCTTGACGCCGACCTCGGCCCCGGGCTGCAGCCGGCTCAGGTAGACCTGCGGCACCGCGGTGGTGAGCTGGGTCGCGTACGGCGGCTGGCCGGCCACGGTGACCTGCAGGTCGAGCACGACCTGGGGGTTGAAGTTCACGAGCGTGCCGGTGTCGGTGAAGTTCTGGATCGTGGCCCGACCGGGGGTGCCGGAGCTCAGGAGCGCCTGCTCGCCCTGGATCTGGGCCTGGAGGGCCATGGCGTCGTCGATGGCCGAGCTGGCCTGGCTGATCGTGCTCGGGGTGTCGCGCAGCATGCCGATCATCCCGGTGCGCTTGCCCTGGGACTTCCGGATCTCGTTGCCCTGGTCCTTCATCTTCTTGATGTCCTTGAACATGCCCATCGGGGTGCGGTGCTCCTCGGATCGGGACTGGCGGACGCCAGTCGGCTCGCCCCATCGTGGAGGGGCGACGCTCGGGGGTCATGAGTAGCGGCTACTCAGCTGGGGCCGCGGGCTACCCGGTTCCGTCCGGCCGGGCGAGGATCCCGCCGAGGAGCTCGGCCCGGACCAGGGCGCGGACCGCCGCCGGGTCCTCGAGGTCCCAGCGGCCGGGGCTGCCGATGAGGGAGAGCACCATCCGGGCCAGGTAGTCGGCGGCGTGGTCGACGTCGACCCCGGCCCGGAGCCGCCCGGCGGCGGCCTCGCTTGCGAGGAGCGGCCGGAGGTACTCGGCGATGTAGCGCAGGACCCGCTGGCTCTCGATGGTCATGAGCGGCACGAGGGCGCCGGGCTCGGTGACGAGGACCTTCTGGAGGACGGCGTGCTCCTGGACCGCCCGGTGGGCGAAGGTGAGGGCGGTCTCGAGGCGGGTGGCGAGGTCGGGGGCGTCGGCGACGGCGTCGGCGAGCCGGGCGAAGAAGCGGTTCATCTCCCAGCCCACGGTCTCCCGCAGCAGCTGGTCCCGCCCGCCCGGGAACAGCCGGTAGATGGTGGCCCGGGACACGCCGGACGCCCTCGCGACGTCCTCGAGGGTGGTCTTGTCGAGGCCGAAGCGGCCGATG encodes:
- a CDS encoding ferritin-like domain-containing protein, which translates into the protein MSSTEELIGRTDVDDIEAILAVTNTDVDELTHAVRANADAIFTWDYEQTRKPLQKLYEKAKTSQWNARDLPWDTDVDQEAVAIANQIQNGWADNRIDLTGTPFEHWGDREWLDFNIESQNWTLSQFMHGEQGALICTAQIVETVPWIDAKYYASTQVMDEARHVEVFGRYLSEKLSGFYPINAHLKMLLDDIIADSRWDMTYLGMQIMVEGLALAAFGFMHQMTTEPLLKQLLRYVMSDEARHVAFGVLSLKEYYEQLSAAEIRERQEFAFEAAVRMRDRFLQQEVWERMGIDVKEAVKVVLHDPDRPIFQAMLFSKIVPNCKKLGLLDAADGWLRDRFTELGVIQFEDWVDTGEEYATLDEVAKDRAPASA
- a CDS encoding TetR/AcrR family transcriptional regulator; protein product: MSAVLTERERTDRPNDLESRAVQALLACVARQGVRKTTLDDVAREAGCSRATLYRYFASKQAVLQAAVRTEADRVTGALRQAAAGADTLEDAVTAILGAAGDLVRHHPALQFVAAFEPERLLPHLAFAGGDRFLAAATDALVPALAPFVDGPETGRAAEWVARVGLALLCSPTPPVALDDEPAVRAYVSEFLAPAIRAGARPRSPAATRR
- a CDS encoding serine hydrolase domain-containing protein; translated protein: MTVDGRCEARFSTVREEFERNLAERGEVGASVCVAVDGEPVVDLWGGVADPAAGRPWARDTIGVVWSCTKGATALCAHVLVSRGGLDLDARVTDYWPEFGQRGKDGITVRVLLSHQAGLAALREPLPEDGFTDWDLVVERLAAQEPLWPPGTRQGYHAFTFGHLAGELVRRVSGRSLGRFFRDEVAEPLGLDFWIGLPAEHEPRVAPTIPADPPDPGDPVPEFFARAMADPTSIPALIAANSGGLLQPGAIDRRVVHAAEIPAANGVANARALAGLYRPLTLGGAVDGVTVLDPATLAEASRVAAATAVDAALGVPTRWGLGFMKPVANTSAEDSVLLSEDAFGHAGFGGSLGFADPVARLSFGYTMNKQGRGLGANRRGQALVDAVYQTLGYRQPAGGGIWLPPR
- a CDS encoding TetR/AcrR family transcriptional regulator, whose product is MPVPAEPRQAVLAGAYDCIGRFGLDKTTLEDVARASGVSRATIYRLFPGGRDQLLRETVGWEMNRFFARLADAVADAPDLATRLETALTFAHRAVQEHAVLQKVLVTEPGALVPLMTIESQRVLRYIAEYLRPLLASEAAAGRLRAGVDVDHAADYLARMVLSLIGSPGRWDLEDPAAVRALVRAELLGGILARPDGTG